The region AACTTCCTTGCATTGAACTCGTTAAAAACTTGGCATAGAACGAAAGTATTGAATATCAGTGTGTCCTTTACCGTCTCAGGCACGTTGACTATTGATTCGCCCCTGAATTGTAAGATCAAGAGAATAGCTATCTGGTATAAGGCTTGAGCTAAGAGATTCCTCCACATGATATTGGTAATTAGGGGTTCGGTTCGACCGACCGGTGGCTTCTCCATGAGTTCATTAGTTGGCCTATCCGTTGCAAGTGCTAGAGCACCTAATGTATCCATGATGAGGTTCACCCATAGCAGTTGAACCGTAGTCAACGGAACCTCACCGGCTGAAACTGCTGCAATGAAGTTGATCACGAGAGCTGCGACATTTACGGTAagttgaaattgaatgaatttttgtatgttattGTAAACACATCTTCCCCACCTTAAAACTGTGGCAACTGAGCTAAAATTGTCATCTAAGATGACAATGTCCGAGCTCTCCTTGGCTACCTCAGTGCCTTGAATGCCCATTGAAAGTCCGATATCAGCTTCTTTTAGTGCAGGAGCATCATTGGTGCCATCCCCTGTGACCGCGACCACATGACCTTTCTGTTTCAAGCACTGTACCATCAAAAGCTTGTCAAATGGTGAGGACCTTGCCATCACCCGGATCTTTTCTACCTTCTCCATTCTCTCATCAGGTGCGTAATTTCGAAACTCGATCCCTTCAACTACTTCTCCACTTCCTTGCTGGTAATCTGGTCCTAGAATTCCACATTCTGTAGCTATAGCTTTAGCTGTGAACATGTTGTCTCCAGTAATCATTTTGATGCTCACCCCTGCAGATTGGCAAGCCTGCACAGCTTTCTTGACCCCTGGCCGACATGGATCCTTTAAACCAACTATCCCAAGCAAGGTTAAACCATCTTCTTTTATTCCACGATTCGTCTTTCTGCTTTGATCATCACCATCTTCTGTCTCTCCTTTCAAAACTTGCTTATGAGCAAAAGCAATGCATCGTAGACTACTGGCTGCCATGCTTTGGATTATGGTTTCGATTCTGTCCCTTCCGTCTTCGTTCATCGACCGTATGGTCCCATTGCTTTCATAATATTGTGAACACATGGCTACAATCATCTCTGCAGCTCCTTTCCAATGTATGTGTACCATTTCATCAGCCTTTTTCTGAACTGATACCCCGCTACGCTTTTTCTCCGAGTTGAAGGTTTCAACGTGGAGAATGCTGTATTGTTGCTTCAGCTTTTCAATATTCATATCCAAGCCTAGGACACCCCAAGACAGAATTGCCTTCTCGGTTGGACTGCCTGAAAACTCGGGAAGGGATCCCGAGACAGGTTTGCAGACACTACCAGTTGTGTTCAATCCAACTCCTTGGTAGAATAATTCAAGAACACTTGGGGCAATTTTTTTGGCAAGATCTTCTTCAACGGACTCTTGGCCGAGCCAAAACTGGGTAACTTTCATCTGATTCAATGTCAAGGTGCCAGTTTTGTCCGTACAAATGATTGTAGCCGAGCCCATTGTTTCACAAGCTGAAAGTTTTCGAACCATTGCTTGATCAGCCATCATTCTTTTCATCGAGTAAGCAAGTGTAAGAGTGACAGCCAATGGTAGACCTTCTGGGATAGCCACGACCACAATCGTTACTGCAGCAGCAATAATACGAACAACTGCATTCAAGATATCGTCTACATCGGTCTCACTCCCACGATACTCTGTCTGGCCATTGTCATCTTTCGTATTTCCAGTGAAATAACGAATTAACAAGACTGCAAGAACTAGAAAGGCAACCACAAGACCTACCTTTCCGATGGAAGAGGTCAGTTTGTCAAGTCGAGCTTGTAGCGGCGTTCTCTCGTTTTTATCACTGGTTATTGAACTCATCATTTCACCCCATGCAGTATCCATTCCGACTGATACTACAAGCATTCGAGCATATCCATCGACTACCTTAGAACCAGAAGAAAGAAAAGGGTTCCTGCAAGCATCAACTTCCACATGGTCGCTCTCGCCCGTCATGCTTGATTCATCCACTTGCAGTGAATGTCCATCCAAGAACAGTCCATCTGCCGGAATTTGATCTCCGATCTTCAAGAAGACAACGTCTCCAGCGACGAGATCGAATATAGATATTTGTTGCCGACGACCACTTCTAACAACTTCAACTTTGATATTGTTACTAATTTTTGATAACTTATCAAATTGAGTCTCCTGTCTGAAGTTACTAAGTGCAGAGACAACTATGACGAGAAAGACAGCAACGAAGATACTTCCTCCTTCGTACCAACCTTCTTCGGCACCATGTTCTTTGATGCCAAAACCTAGAGATAAAGCAGCACATACAAGGAGAATAAGAATTGTTGTATCCTTGAAAGCTTCCAAGACGAAGTATAATAACCCTTTCGGAGGTGGCTTATGATACTTATTAAAACCGAACATCTCTTGCCTTTTTATAACCTCTTGCTCATCGTCTCGGATTCCATGTTCAGAATTCGTACAAAGAGCATCAACAACGCCATCAACCCCTCCGAGATGGTTAAGAGAAACCAAGTCTTTCTCTTTCACAGTCTTCACAAGTCGTTTTTGGTTGATTTTATGATCAAACTCGGCGACATAATGATCAAACTGCTGAGAGGTCATAGAAGGGAGTTGGGTAGCCCTTTGGGATATGATCTTGTCGGCAAGGGAAAGCATAACACGAGACGAATATATCCTGATGTAGGCAATGCGCCAACGCCGTTGGGCTACGGTGAAGCCGCTGGGGGCGGTGACATTGAGGAGTGAAGTGCTGCAATCATAGAGTTTGCACTCATCACTGCTTGACATGGTTTGGGAGGGTTTACAAATTTAGAAGAGAGTTTCTCTTTTAGATCAAAGAATGAAACCTCCTTCAACTAAAGGGGTATCCGAAAAGAAACACCTGGTCAACAAACCGCCATTAAAGTTGGCTGAGCCTCAGCTAACACTACGGAAGTTATTGGACAATCAGCAGACGTATGTTtaccatacatacatatatatatgtaaaacaaaaaaaaaatcagagaaattttataactttatgataagaaattattatttgatacacAGACGATTGAGGTTTTATTTCTACTAGCTTTGTTGTCATTCTATACTGATATTTTTTTCTCAAGCCTTGTTTTCATGGGCTAGgataaaaactcaaaaagaattttaagaatgagaattaaattataaatttttgaagatcaaaatataattttattatcctATTAATTaatgcaattttaccatttttgccTGTCCATGGCCATGGGTTATTTTTTTATGTGCAAGGTTGGACTAATATTTGGAAGAATttgaaagttatatatataagCTCGAGCATAAGTTCTAGAAAACGAAAGGCGATCTAAATGAAGTTagaatttcaattttaaatatttttttctattaaaaaaagtgCCGACATGAATTAagtttttttcaataatttatgtCAGAAGAAAAATACTATTATAATAATGTATCATCTACTACtagattttgtaatttttaattatttaaaaataatatataagtatgAAAACATAAGAAATATTATCCTAAtaatatttaacttaatttaaatataaatattaggttagataataaattAATGGGTAAACtgttaaaatagtcacttttgtttgtctcacgttacattttagtcacttatgtttgaaatgttacattttagtcacttacggtATCATGTtctaacattttagtcattaaactGTTAATTGTCATTAACGTGTAACGGAAAGCTGAcatggcatgttaaatcatcatttcaaatgaaaattttaggttaaattatacaattggtccttatattttttcattttgagcaatttaatttttttcttttatgttcttttaactttttttttctttttttccattctctttgttttcctcccttcttcatttttttaacgtagtttttttatgtttttcatttgttaaaaactAGTCCACAAACTCGCatcactcgaaaaaattaaattgttcaaaaaaatacaagtataggAATTAGTtctaacaaatggaaaacatagaaaaactaggttaaaagaaatggagggagggaggaaaacagagtgagagagaaacagaagagaatggaaaaagaaaaagaaaagttaaaagtacataaaagaaaaaattaaattgctcaaaacgaaaaaatatgggaaccgattgtataaattaacctaaattttttatttgaaatgattatttaacaTGCCACATCAGTTTACCTTTACACCGTTAACGAAAATTAACGGTTCAGTGACTGAAATGTTACAAGacgataacataagtgattaaaacgtgATATTTCAAACATGAGTGACTAAAGTATAATATGAGgtaacaaaattgactattttaataattttaccctAAGTTAGATGGGAAACTCGGCTCTCACGCTGAGTTGACTCTTCAAAGTTCAAATGCCTTTAATTACGACGTTCAACTATGCAACTTTTGTGTAGCTTCCGAGGTTTAATTGCTTTATACGTAATGCTCCCACAAGTTGCCTACAAAATTTTAATAGATTTGAATTTTAgataagatttttataatttggATAAGTACggctattttacaatttttttaatatatttactatTTATAAAACTCAACTATGGCAACTGAGTAGGGCAGGTGGTAACTGTAATTATCCTTCAATTCTTCAGAACTACTAGGGGCGGAGAAATTTCAAGAATGCAATAATGGCACTAGGATGGATGTGGTACGGGAAAGACTATAACGACTTTTGATAAATTGCATACGATTAATCTTGCCATTGTGGTATTGGATCATTGACCTATGGTTTTATATACACACTAAAAAATGCCCTTTTTtcgatgtcatcatgatatgacTAAACTCTATGGCCCTGCCCTAAGCTGTAAACTAAAAATCACCAAAGATAGATTTATGGAAGGGAATAAATCTACCTTTGGTAACTTGAAATAGAGTTGCCTTCAACTTGAACACAATCTACAAATGGCCCCCTCAAGCAAGAATAACTTTATTGGTTTGAAAAATCCTGTTCTGGTTGGATTGTTCATGGAGAAAGAAATGCTAAGTTCTTTCATTCTTTTACTTTAAAGGCACGTGCATTTAATACTATTCTACAACTCAATTTGAATTGGTTCCTAGATTGAAGAGCAAGTAGACTTACGCATAATGGCAGTTCAACATTTTCAGATCATATCTTTGACAAGCCACATGAATCAAATTTATCTTTGATCTGAGAAATCTGTTCAGAATCTTAACATTCCTACTCTTATAGTTAATATGGAAAATCAAAATGAGAACCAGAATAATGATTTATGAAATTGAGTATACATgatgatgaatatgttctttgtATTTATGAGATATGGAAAATGGTGATGAAATGTATTATCTAAAGTTGAGATTGCAAATGGAATATGCAAGGGAAGTGTTATATCTTGTACTAGTCATTTCCATTAGATTTGGTTAATGTAATCAAGAAATGGTAAAAGTTAATATGACAAATTGCATAACATCATTAATCATTAATTCATGCATTTGAATCACTTATATTTtaatgttcagattatagaaatattactgagttatactcagcgtacgattttaTTTTCTATCCGTAGGTTAAGTATTTTTTGATTCGGTCGTCAACTTTAGCATTCAACGACAATCCAAGACTCAAGAATTAGTGATAATTTTTGGTTACCTAGAAGAGTTTTGTGGTTGTATATGTTATGTTTTGGATGAATTTAGCATTTTTAATGTTATGCGAATATGTATATAACTATAAGTTTGATAATGATCTTGGTATTTGGTAATATTTGTTGATGGTATAGGTATATGCTAGGTTTGAATGGATTTGGTAAGGTTTTGTGCATGTTTGAATGGTTGATTGGGATCATTATTATAAGGTGTTATAAATGGTTAAATGAAGTATGTCATGTTAATTGTTTTGAGGTGTCCTGAAGGGCCtattggattgttttgaatatggtattatgtttgaaattgaacTGTTGGATTGAGGTGTCAATTGTGACATATTAGTTAAGCACTTAGGTTGGCTGATATAAATGATGTTTTTGGTATAATAATATTGATGCTTTTGACCTAGTTGAAACTTGGTATAAAGTGTTGCTTGTGGTATAAGTGACTAGGGTTAAAAAGCTTGTTTTGTAAGGTATCTACAAGTAAACACGGCCTGATACACGATCGTGTGCCATACACAAGCATATGGCAAGGTCGTGTGGTCTGCACATTTAGGGTGATTTTGGGTGCACACAACCACAATTTGTTACACGGCCAGACGATACGACcgtatgacatcttttgaatatttacacttttgaccCACATGg is a window of Gossypium hirsutum isolate 1008001.06 chromosome D08, Gossypium_hirsutum_v2.1, whole genome shotgun sequence DNA encoding:
- the LOC121220231 gene encoding calcium-transporting ATPase 12, plasma membrane-type produces the protein MSSSDECKLYDCSTSLLNVTAPSGFTVAQRRWRIAYIRIYSSRVMLSLADKIISQRATQLPSMTSQQFDHYVAEFDHKINQKRLVKTVKEKDLVSLNHLGGVDGVVDALCTNSEHGIRDDEQEVIKRQEMFGFNKYHKPPPKGLLYFVLEAFKDTTILILLVCAALSLGFGIKEHGAEEGWYEGGSIFVAVFLVIVVSALSNFRQETQFDKLSKISNNIKVEVVRSGRRQQISIFDLVAGDVVFLKIGDQIPADGLFLDGHSLQVDESSMTGESDHVEVDACRNPFLSSGSKVVDGYARMLVVSVGMDTAWGEMMSSITSDKNERTPLQARLDKLTSSIGKVGLVVAFLVLAVLLIRYFTGNTKDDNGQTEYRGSETDVDDILNAVVRIIAAAVTIVVVAIPEGLPLAVTLTLAYSMKRMMADQAMVRKLSACETMGSATIICTDKTGTLTLNQMKVTQFWLGQESVEEDLAKKIAPSVLELFYQGVGLNTTGSVCKPVSGSLPEFSGSPTEKAILSWGVLGLDMNIEKLKQQYSILHVETFNSEKKRSGVSVQKKADEMVHIHWKGAAEMIVAMCSQYYESNGTIRSMNEDGRDRIETIIQSMAASSLRCIAFAHKQVLKGETEDGDDQSRKTNRGIKEDGLTLLGIVGLKDPCRPGVKKAVQACQSAGVSIKMITGDNMFTAKAIATECGILGPDYQQGSGEVVEGIEFRNYAPDERMEKVEKIRVMARSSPFDKLLMVQCLKQKGHVVAVTGDGTNDAPALKEADIGLSMGIQGTEVAKESSDIVILDDNFSSVATVLRWGRCVYNNIQKFIQFQLTVNVAALVINFIAAVSAGEVPLTTVQLLWVNLIMDTLGALALATDRPTNELMEKPPVGRTEPLITNIMWRNLLAQALYQIAILLILQFRGESIVNVPETVKDTLIFNTFVLCQVFNEFNARKLEKQNVFEGILKNRLFLGIIGVTIVLQVVMVEFLKKFADTEQLKLWQWGVCILLAAFSWPIAWFVKLIPVSNTPFFSYLKRLRIIYTIVKRPINHQKP